Proteins from one Mercurialis annua linkage group LG7, ddMerAnnu1.2, whole genome shotgun sequence genomic window:
- the LOC126656504 gene encoding tyrosine decarboxylase 2 has product MEEELKPMDAEQLREHAHQMVDFIADYYKSIETFPVLSQVQPGYLSKLLPDSAPNQPESLQNVLDDVRAKILPGVTHWQSPNYFAYYPSNSSVAGFLGEMLSAGINMVGFSWITSPAATELEMIVLDWLGKLLKLPEEFLSTGQGGGVIQGTASEAILVVLLAARDKVLRTVGKDALKKLVVYGSDQTHSAMQKACQIAGIHPVNCRLLKTDSSTNYSLVPELLSDAISQDISTGLIPFFLCATVGTTSSATVDPLLQLGKIAKSNGIWFHIDAAYAGSACVCPEYRCYLDGVEEADSFNMNAHKWFLTNFDCSALWVKDRYALIQSLSTNPEFLKNKASQTNMVVDYKDWQIPLGRRFRSLKLWMVLRLYGVEKLQCYIRNHINLAKYFEGLVAEDTRFEVVAPRIFSLVCFRLLPPNNNEDHGNKLNNDLLDAVNSTGKTLLSHTVLSGKYILRFAVGAPLTEERHVTAAWKVLQDEASALLGKCAIS; this is encoded by the exons AT GGAAGAGGAGCTGAAACCAATGGATGCAGAGCAGTTGAGAGAGCATGCACATCAAATGGTTGATTTTATTGCTGATTACTACAAGTCTATTGAAACTTTTCCTGTTCTTAGCCAAGTTCAG CCTGGGTATCTGAGTAAACTTCTGCCAGATTCTGCTCCAAATCAACCTGAGTCATTGCAAAATGTTCTTGATG ATGTTCGAGCAAAGATTTTACCTGGAGTCACCCATTGGCAAAGTCCGAATTACTTTGCATATTATCCGTCAAACAGCAGTGTTGCCGGATTTTTGGGAGAAATGCTTAGTGCTGGTATTAACATGGTGGGTTTTAGCTGGATAACTTCCCCTGCAGCAACTGAGCTTGAAATGATTGTTCTAGACTGGCTTGGTAAATTGCTCAAGCTACCTGAAGAATTTCTTTCAACGG GACAGGGAGGTGGAGTGATACAAGGTACTGCAAGTGAAGCTATTCTAGTTGTATTACTAGCTGCTCGAGACAAGGTCTTGAGGACGGTAGGAAAAGATGCTCTTAAAAAACTTGTGGTTTATGGATCTGATCAAACACATTCTGCTATGCAAAAGGCCTGCCAG ATAGCAGGAATTCATCCAGTAAATTGCAGATTGCTGAAGACAGACTCTTCCACTAATTATTCCCTTGTCCCGGAATTACTCAGTGACGCAATTTCACAGGACATTTCCACCGGACTGATTCCCTTCTTTTTATGCGCTACT GTTGGCACTACTTCATCGGCAACTGTTGACCCGTTACTTCAATTGGGAAAGATTGCGAAG AGTAATGGGATATGGTTTCATATTGATGCTGCCTATGCTGGAAGTGCTTGTGTATGTCCAGAATACCGCTGTTACCTTGATGGTGTTGAAGAAGCGGACTCTTTTAACATGAATGCACATAAATGGTTCTTGACAAACTTTGATTGCTCAGCCCTTTGGGTTAAG GATAGATATGCTCTGATTCAGTCGCTTTCTACAAATCCGGAGTTTCTGAAAAACAAA GCCTCCCAAACAAACATGGTTGTGGATTATAAAGATTGGCAAATTCCCCTCGGACGTCGGTTTAG GTCTTTGAAACTGTGGATGGTGTTACGACTGTATGGTGTAGAAAAGCTGCAATGCTACATCAGAAATCACATTAACTTGGCTAAATATTTTGAAGGACTTGTTGCTGAAGACACTAGATTTGAG GTTGTTGCCCCGCGGATATTTTCACTGGTTTGTTTTCGGCTTTTGCCTCCAAACAACAATGAAGATCACGGCAACAAACTGAACAATGACCTATTAGATGCAGTAAACTCAACCGGGAAGACTTTATTATCTCACACA GTTCTATCTGGCAAGTATATACTGCGATTTGCAGTAGGAGCACCGTTGACAGAAGAGAGACATGTAACTGCAGCATGGAAGGTTTTACAAGACGAGGCGTCTGCTTTGCTAGGGAAGTGTGCGATAAGTTGA